In Bacteroidota bacterium, the sequence GCTGGCGACGATTTACGAGCTGATGTCTCTGATCGCATTTACTTTGCTGGCAGTCTATGTCTTTGCCGAACTTCGCCTTTCGAGGGAGACGTCGGGGACAGGTTTCTTTGTGACGGCTGTGGCATTCTTGCTGCAACTTGCGTCCTCGCTGACTATCGGTAGCGAAAGCGTGCCGGAGCTTAAACCCCTCCTCAAAAACCCGATTTTCAATCTTCATGTAACTACTTCTGTCTTCGGGTATGCCGCGCTCATTCTTGCAGCGATTTATGGCAGCTTGTATTTATTGCTCGATCGTGCGCTTCGGCGAAATGAATATGGTGCGCTCTTCGAGCATATTCCAAGCCTTTCACGACTGGAGCGATATGGCACTCGTGCTACGGCTGCCGGATTTATCTTTCTCACACTGGCAATCGTGCTTGGTGGCATATTGCTGAGGGAGTTTCCTCCTGTGGCAAGCTCCGGCGCCCTGCTGCTCGATCCAAAAGTGTTGATGACCCTGCTCGTATGGCTGGTCTTTGGCGTGACATTGCTCATTCGGCAGTTCGCACATGTAGAAGGCCGCAGATTGGTGCTGTTCTGGATGTCTGGTTTCGCGCTGACGGTGATTTCCATGACGATTATCAATACGATCGGTACCAATTTCCATAGTTTCCTCTAAATCTCCAGTGCCGCAATCGCTCATATCGGTCAGTATTTCGCATCACCGGGCGCCGGTCGAGGTGCGGGAACGGCTGCATCTCAAAGAGCCGGAAGCGCGTGCACTGCTGGAGCGGATGAAACCTGAAATTGCCCGGGAAGCACTCATCGTTTCGACCTGCAACCGTACCGAGCTGTATGCCTTACCAGTTTCCGAGCAGGTTTCCAGCGAGTACCTCATCGATTTCTTACTTGGGGCCAAAGGGATTCCTCATGCGGAGGTCGGGGCCTATCGCGATTACTTCGAGCGCATGTCCTATTGCGACTCGATCCTGCATCTTTTTCGAGTGGCCAGCGGTACCGATTCGCAGATCATTGGCGATCAGCAAATTCTTTCGCAGGTCAAGGATGCGTTTCGCATCGCGACCGAATCCGGCGCATCCGGCAGCATCCTGACCAAGCTGGCCCATGCTGCGTTCCGGGCAGCCAAGCGCGTCATTTCCGAGACTTCGCTCATGACTGGCGCTGCAACGATCTCCTTCGCGGCCGTCGAGCTTTCCCGAAAAATTTACGACGATCTTCGCTCCCGCCGGGTGCTCATTATTGGTGCCGGCGAGAGTGCTGAACTCGTCGCGAAGCACTTTGCCGAGCGTGGCGTGCGCTCGCTGACTGTTGCGAATCGGACGCTTGAGCGTGCAACGACGTTGCTCGCTAATGCCACGGAAGGCGAAGGCCGCGCGATCGAACTGGCCCAGTTGCCGGAAGCTCTCTCGTCGTCCGATATTGTCGTCAGCGCGACGTCCGCATCTGGTTTTGTTCTGACCAAGGAGATGGTCCAAGCCGCGCTCAAAAAACGCGAGTCATCGAGTCCACTCGTGCTGGTCGATATTGCTGTCCCACGCGACATCGATCCCGAAACGCGCCGGCTGCCGAACGTCTTCCTGAAGGACATCGACGATCTCCGCGCCATGGTCGATCAGAACCTGGAGCGCCGCAAACTCGAAATTCCGAAGGCCGAAACGATTGTTCGCGAAGAACTCGATCATTTTCTCCAGACGCTCTCCAAGCTCGAAGTTGGACCGACCATCAAGGAGCTTCGCGAGAAGTTCGAAGCCGTCCGCCGCGAAGAGCTCGACCGCCACCGAGCCAAATTGGACGAGAAGTCATTCGCCATGATGGACGAAATGACTCGCCGCATGATGAATCGGTTGCTCCACCAGCCCATGGTGACCCTGAAGGAGCCGGCTGGCGCAGGCCGCACCTACGGTGCTCGCCAGCCTTCGAACGACGACATGATGACCCGTATCGAGATTGTCCGAAAGCTATTCGCGCTCGATGGCAACGGCGAGGAGTAGCTGCCTCTTAGTTGACGGCATCCCAATTCAACTGACTGGACTCCAGTAACGGAGAATATCCCGTTGAATCAATTCACTCCTATGTCATTCCTGTGAAAGCGGGAATCCAGGTTCTCTTCTTTCCGCCAGTCCCAAGTTGTGCATCCGTTCTCACGGAAACGTACCATTGGTGCGCAAGCAGCCCAGTTCACCGAATCGGAAGTTAAGTGAAGAGTACCCCTTCCATCTATTACAACGCTGCTCGACCCTTCCGGTGTTGCAGTGACATCAAAAACTCATATATTCAACTGCAGAATTAATGCAATATTCATAAGTCCTCATTCTAATTAGCGAAGAGAACCCATTCCACCCTATATAACAAGGTTCGACCCATCCGGCATCGCAAGTTTTCGATGAATTTTGCATACTGTTCTGGCCAGAATGGACAGACCGCGAGTTGCAGCGCTCGCTTAAGCTTGCGCGAATCTGTGTAACGGCGATGGACCCGCCAGTTCGCGCGAAATGGTCTACAAACTTGTGGAGGTTGAAGTCGGATTGGTCTTCGCGATTCTAACGGCCTGCGAGATGTTTTTCTTGAAAAGTAGGTGTAACCTTTTGCTATCTCGCTGGTCTTCTATAAGTAGAAGCTTGGTTTCTCACGAACGTTTGGGAGGTTTCCCATGAAACGATTGCTCGTAGCGGTATTTCTCCTCCTCGGAGCCAGCCTAACGGCCAGCCGTGCCAAGGCGCAGGTGGATTCATGTCTCGCGCTTTACCAGAATATGACCTCAATGCCGAAAGACTCCACCATCGAGAATCCCGACAGTCTCAGGATTGACACATGTCATCCATGCCACACAAATTTTGGGGAGTTACCATGTACGTGGTACGCCAAACGGACATTTCTCACCATCTTCAAATATTACATTTTTCCCGACTCGATTCCGCCTACAGGTTATGGTGTCGTGCGTCAATGGTGGCAGATTGATTCAACGTTTCCCGAAGTCAGAAGGCACATGCAACTTATCGAGCAGCGATTCGGACACTTTGACTTACAATACCGGCAAATGGGCAGCGGGTGGGATACGTCCAGTTATCTTGCAAAAGGATGGAAGTTCTATTTCGACCAATACGTGAACGTTGATAGCGCGCTTGGCTACATAGACTCGTTGCCCGACCTTGAGGTCAACCTACTTGGCCATGTTCATGTGAGCTTTTACGACGGGCTGAATACTTACTTTGGCGGACATAGCGACGTTGAGCAAATACCTGACCGCCATTCGCGCACACATGCCTGGCCACAGCCATGTTCAAGCGAGCTTGTGTTGCAGGGAGAAGGCAGGATTGATATTCCCGATGTTCTTGACTTGCTCGGGCGTCACCTGGCACCCCCCACTCGATTTGAAGACGACTCGACCCTCCACATCGATCTTACGACGGTGCCAAGCGGCATCTTATTCTTAAAACTCCCCCAACAGGTTATTAAAATAACCGTCAGAAAGTGACATCTTGAATTGTCGCCGACCCCCGACACTGAGCTACTGGCGGAGCTATCGATCTCTGGTTGCGATATGTCCGTTGGCACCGATCATGATCGTGCGCTGTGGTGTGGCGTAGTTCACATCGATCCAGCGTGCCGAGCCGAGCGTAGCGTGTGGCCAGGTGGCGCCCTGATCCGTCGATTCGAGCACATTACCCGCATAGCCTGCGGCAGTGAGGATCCCGGCAGCTCCCGAGGCGATGCCCTGCACGGGATACTGCAAATGCGAAATCGTGCTCCATGTTTGTCCCGCATCGTCGGTCCGGAGCAATGCGCCGCCTGTTGGATCGGCACTTCCATCTGTCTGTTGCAGAATGCCACACGCGAAGCCCGTCTGTGCGTTCAGGAATGTCGAACGCGTGATTTGGTATTGCGGCACATCGTTGGCCGAACGATTCCAGGTTTGTCCCGCGTCGGTCGTCCAGTATGAGGTACCGAATTTGCCAAGCGCGATGCCATAGGTCGCCGACAAAAATCGGATGTGATAAAATGAACCAGTCGAAATACTGAGGACGCGGTTCCAGGTTGCTCCACCATCAGAGGTCCTCCAGAGTTCACCGTTGGAGCCTGGTGGTGTGGAATAGGCATCCGCCGTGCCGAGAATGCCGACGGTCGGCGAGGCAAATGCCATGCAACGCAAATTGTAGCTGGTGCTGATCGGAATCGCGGACCACGTATGGCCGCCATCATTGGTGCGCCACACATTATATCCATCACCGGCGGCAAGTCCGTTGGTGGCATCAAAAAAGTGGATGCCATAGACGCCCGTTCCGGATTCGGAGGAGACCGGGACCGTTGCGAGCCTTGCCCAGGTCGTACCACTGTCGATGCTGCGAAGCACGGTACCGCCATCGCCGCCCACGAATCCAAGCTGTGGACTCAGAAACTCGCTGATAATCAGGTCTTCGGTTGTACCCGATTGACGATAGACCCACAGTGAATCATCCCAATCAGGGCTTTGGACGTACACGGTATCAAACTCCGTCGTGACTCGCTGGCGGCAGCTATTCAGACTTAGCATCGAGATGACCCCGAATGCCACAACGACCAGCGCGAGCGAGAAACCAATGACCTTCTTCATGTTACGGTATTGACTGTTGTTCAATCGGACAATTTTGTGGCAGACCAAGTCAAAAAACCGAAGTATTGGTTCCTTGGAAACGCACCCATGCGGCACCCGTCAACGGAAGGACCTGTTCTCGGCATTTCATGGCAAGAGTATTACTCGGAATGTCGGGTGGTGTGGATTCCTCCGTGGCGGCAGCGCTGCTCCGCGAGGAAGGCCACGACGTGATCGGCATGACCATCAAGACCTACAATTACGAGGACATCGGCGGCAACCTCAATAATGATACATCGTGCTGCTCGCTCGATGGCATCAACGATGCCCGCCGCGTGGCCGCCCGACTGAAGATCCCGCATTATGTCACCGATATGACCGAGGAATTCGGTCGCGAGATCATTCAGTATTTTACCGAGACCTATCTTGCCGGTGAGACACCGAATCCTTGTGTGAAGTGCAACCGTGAAATAAAATGGGCGGCGATGCTCCGCAAGGCAGACCAGTTAAGCTGCGAGTATATCGCGACAGGGCACTACGCACATCTCCGCAACGAGGACGGTCGCATGATCCTCTCGAAGTCCGCCGATACGACCAAGGATCAGACGTATGCGCTCTGGTCGGTGCGTGAGGAGCATTTGCACCGCACGCTGTTTCCACTGCAGAAATATACAAAGGCTGAAGCACGACTTGTTGCGGAGAAGTACCAGCTTTCCGTTGCGAAAAAGCACGAGAGCTACGAGATTTGTTTCGTGCAGGATAATGACTACCGCCGGTTCCTCAAGGATCGGGTCAGTGCAGCCAAGATAATCGCACCACGCGCGGGCGCTTTTGTACTCAAGGGTGAGACGGTCGGACAGCACGACGGTCTTCCATTCTACACAATCGGACAGCGGAAGGGACTGGGCCTGAGTATTCCTTCACATCCTGCGCCGCTTTACGTTACGGGTCTCGACGTACTCAATAATCATGTCCATCTCGGAGATGATGACGATTTACTGTCGAGTCAACTCGTGGCCCATCACTTGAATCTCATTAAGTACGACGCCTTGCCGAGTGCGGGTTTGCGTGTTACCGCAAAGATCCGATACAAGGACGAGGGTGCGCTCGCAACGGCAATTCCAGTTGCCGGCGACCGCATGCGCGTGATCTTCGATGAACCACGACGCGCCATCACACCGGGGCAATCGGTCGCACTCTATGAAGGTGACGATCTCATCGGTGGTGGTATTATCGAAAAAAGTGAATTAATATGATTGCTCGTACCAAATCAAACCTCGCTCTTGCGGTTCTGACCGTAGCATTTATTGCTGGCTGTAATACCGTTACACCGCCTCAGCAATACAACCCCGGCAGTTTCGCGGCCGATTTCGCGAACGCGGATGGCGTGCCGTCCTACTTCACTGCAACGAATGCATTGGCGGTGCAGGTCGGTGCCGAGTATTCCATCTCCGCCACAGAAGCCACGCACCAGGGGACGAATGAGATCGACATATCCGGAATTCCTGCCACCGTGACGACAACGACTTCAAGTCAGTCTCCAACGCTGAACATTCGGTATTACGATGCCACGACCAATCAGGATTTCGAGGCTCGCTCCGGCAGTGGTTTCTGCAGTATGACGGTTACGCAGACCTCGCCGACTCTCCAAGGTACGTTCACGGGACGACTGGTATCGAGTGGGCGCGCCGATAGCATCCGCGCAATAACGAGTGGGAATTTCAACGCATCCTTCTAAGCCATCCTTCTAAGGCATCCTTCTACGCAAGTCCGCATGGCCGATCAGGCAATCGCTCAGACCACCAAAGATACTCTCGCCCGCTACCGCACCGAAGCCCTTCAGGGTGGCGGATCAAAGCGCATTGAAGACCAGCATCGTAAAGGAAAGCTGACGGCCCGCGAGCGGCTCGAACTGCTGCTCGACTCTGGCAGCTTCGAAGAGTTCGACATGTTCGCCCGACATCGATCGACGGATTTCGGTCTTGAAAAACAGCGGCCGCTCGGCGATGGCGTTGTGACCGGCTGCGGACGCATTAACGGTCGCTTCGTCTACGTTTTCAGTCAGGATTTTACCGTGTTCGGTGGCTCATTATCCGAGTCTCACGCGGAAAAGATCGTGAAGGTCATGGAAATGGCGATGAAGACCGGCGCGCCGATCATCGGCCTGAATGACTCAGGCGGAGCGCGCATTCAGGAAGGCGTTGTTTCGCTCGGAGGCTATGCAGATATTTTTCTTCTGAATACGTTGGCCTCTGGCGTGGTGCCGCAAATTTCTGCCGTGCTTGGCCCATGCGCAGGCGGCGCAGTGTATTCTCCTGCGATTACCGATTTTGTTTTCATGGTCGAGGGCACCAGTTACATGTTCGTCACAGGGCCGAACGTGGTGAAGACCGTGACACACGAGGATGTAACAAGTGAAGCGCTTGGCGGTGCGGATACGCATGCGCAGAAATCGGGCGTGGCGCACTTTGCGGTGCCGAACGAACTTGATTGTATCAATGGCATTCGGACGCTCATGAGCTTCCTTCCACAGAACAATCGTGAGAAGACACCGCGCTCAGTCAGTGATGATGATCCGACGCGCGTTTGCACTGCAACGCAGGATATCATTCCCGACTCGCCGAACAAGCCATACGACATGCACGTCGTGATCGAAGATGTTGCCGACAAAGGGAGCTTCTTCGAAGTCCACCGCGATTTTGCGACGAACATCATCGTTGGCTTTGCGCGATTAGATGGCGAAGCAATCGGCATCGTAGCGAACCAACCACTCTCGATGGCGGGCGTGCTCGATATTGATTCCAGCACAAAGGGCGCGCGCTTCGTCCGGTTCTGCGATGCGTTCAACATTCCGATCGTGGTCTTCGAGGACGTTCCGGGATTCCTGCCCGGCACCGATCAGGAGTGGCGTGGCATCATTCGTCACGGCGCAAAGCTGCTCTATGCCTTTGCGGAAGCGACGGTGCCAAAGGTAACGGTCATCACGCGCAAAGCCTACGGCGGTGCGTATGACGTGATGAACTCCAAGCACATTCGCGGTGACATTAATTATGCGTGGCCAACGGCAGAGATCGCGGTCATGGGTCCTAAAGGCGCAGTAGAAATTATTTTCAAGAAAGAGATTGAAGAGGCCCGCGTCGCTGGAGGCGATCCCGCCGCCAAGGCCCGCGAGGAAGAGCTAACGAACGAGTACCGCACGCGCTTCGCCAATCCCTTCATCGCAGCCGAGCGCGGATACATCGACGATGTAATCGAGCCGGAAGAAACCCGCATCCGCCTCATCCGCGCACTCAAGATGCTCGCGACAAAGCAAGATACGAACCCATGGAAGAAGCATGGGAATATACCCCTCTAATGACCCGCATCTATCACTTCATCACCAAATCCGATCTCGATCAACACCTCGATGCGAAAGTATTTCGGGTCCCTTCGTTGGCAGGTCAAGGCTTCATCCATTGCTCGAAGATCGATCAGGTTTTGGATGTTGCGAATTACATAGCACCCTACAGCGAGGAAATGCTGCTTTTGGAGATTGACGAGGCGAAAGTCTTGCCGGAAATCCGATATGAGAACCTGGAGGGCGGCGAGCGGCTCTTCCCGCATATCTATGGTCCGCTCAACCGGGATGCGATCCTGGCCATTCACCCACTGGACTGGGATGGCGAAGATGGTTATCAACTACCGGAAGTCCTCCGAAACGATTTGGCGTAAGCGGCGTTTAGCACTCGCCTTCGTGCCCTAAAGGGCACGGCTAGAGGCAACATCGGGGCGTGGCGCAGCTGGTAGCGCACCTGCTTTGGGAGCAGGGGGTCGCACGTTCGAATCGTGTCGCCCCGACAACATGAGGATGAGGGATGAAGGCTGAGGGGAGGATGGTGGGCTCGTTCTGTCTCAATTCAGGCATTCATTTTTGACCTCTCGTGACTCTCGACACCCGAACGCGGATTTGGGTCAGGCCGTTAGTAGTCCCACATGAATCGGCCGTTTTCTTTACTCGCCACACTCTCCGTTTTCCTCCTCTGTGCTCTTGCTGGCATTGCCAACGATGCGAGCGCGCAGTCCCAACGTCTTAGTCTTTCGACAGATGTCTCGCCACGGTCGATTATCGTCAAGTTTCCGAGCGCTGCTGCGATGCAGGATACTGCTCTTCTGGCGCGGTTAAGCGGTGTCAGTGGTAGCCGTGACATCATTCGGCCAGTCTTTAAGAATCACTCTGTTGCTGTGGGCTTTAGCCTGCGGAGTTCCGATCCGTTCGGTCTTTCACGAATTGTGCAGGTGCCGCTCCGTGAAGGGGTGAATGCTCAGGATGCTGTTCGAGCACTCGCCGTTGGCAACGCATTCGAGTATGTCGAGCCCAATTTCCGGTACCACCTCGAAGGGACAGTTGTCCCCAACGATTCGCTCTTCAGTGGTCAGTGGTGGCTCCGGAATATTCATGCGCCCGAGGCATGGACAATTACCGAAGGGGACTCCACGATCAAGATCGGCTTCGTCGATACGGGTATCGATTGGCTTCATCCCGATCTCAAGAATCAACTCGCAGTCAATCCACTCGAAGACATCAATCATAACGGTTATTTTGATCCATGGCCAAATGACCAGTTAGGGATCGATGCGCGCGGCGATACCGTCACGGGCGATCTTGATGGAATCGATCATGATGGCAACGGCTACGCAAACGATGTGATCGGGTATAATTTTGTCGATCAGGAAATTCCGAATGTCGGCCACTGGTCTGGCCGCGATGCCATTCCGGTGGACGAGAATGGGCATGGGACCGCAGTGGCTGGAGTTCTTGCGGCGGAGCAGAACAATCACACTGGTGTGAGCGGCGTCGCACCAAAGTGCAAGCTTGTCGCACTCCGTGCCTTCACTGCGGATGGCGCCGGTGAGGATGATGATATTGCTTCTGCCATTGTCTATGCCGCCGATAACGGCGTCCGCATCCTCAATCTCTCGTTTGGTGATGTTATTCCGTCACTCATGCAGCGGGATGCCATTCGCTACGCCACCAGCAAGGGGATGCTAGTGTTCGCTTCAAGCGGTAATGCCGGTGGAGATGGACCACATTATCCTTCGGATTTCGATGATGTTGTTTCGGTCGGTGGCACTTCGAATTATCCCTCTGAAGATGCACTCTACGGATTCACGACGCATGGTGAAGGAATGGATGTCGTCGCGCCCGGAGAGAATGTGCTCACGACCTGGCCCAACGGCCATTACCAGAGTCTTGCCGGTACAAGCATGAGTTCTCCGATCGCCGCTGGAGTGGCTGCGCTCTTGCTTTCGGAACATCCGAGTTACACGTCGCTTGAATTGCGTTCGGTCCTCGCATCGACCGCTCAGGATGTCTTCACGCCGGGATACGATCATTACAGCGCCAACGGTCGTGTCGATGCGCTTCGTGCGCTTACCTATCCGGGCGGCGCGGCGATAAAGATTACTTCGCCGAACGTGCGCGATGAATTTCACATGGGTGATACCATTCGCATTGCCGGCAGTGCGATGTCAACGCTCTTCGCGAGCTACTCGATTGATTACGCTCGCGGCAACAATCCCGATACAAATCCATCGGTCAACAATTGGAGGAACATTGCGACCGGAAGTTCGCAGATGCTCGATAGCTTGCTTGCAACGTGGGACACTCATGACATTACACAAACCGGAGAGTACACACTTCGCTTAGTCGTTCGGTCGAGTGACCGACGTACGACCGAGGAGCATGTGATCGTTCGGCTCGCGAGTACACCGCCGCGATTCCAGGCATTCGAAGTGGATTCCGTCTTTGCCAATGGCGACCGTGGATTGCTGGTCCGAGCAAATTCGGATCTGTTCACGCAACTCGAGGTGCAGTATGCCGCACCCGGTGCGGGTGTTTCCAGCAAACTCGATGACAAGACCGGACGCGAACATGCGGTGCTCATTAAACGCGAGGAGGCGCAGGTCGGCGTGCCGCTAACGATCACGGCTATACTTCGCGCGCCGAACGGAGACACGAGCACGATGCGGTCAACTGCAACGATACTCGATCAAGCATTCTCCGATCAGGGCTTTGCCCAACAGCCGTATTCATTGCCGGCGGGCTATGTGCTGGATACGGTCCTTTCGACACCTGGAGGCGATAATGTTGTGATGCTGAATTACGCTGAGCAACAGATCAAAGTATTCTCGTTCGATGGGCATGCATTTCATGCTGTTGATTCTCTGGCCGACACTTCATTTCCGATCGCACTTGGAAATTCCATGGGCGACGGAAAGCCAGAACTGATGACCGAGTATCTTGGAAGCTGTCCCGCGCTCTCGTGCGGCACGACACGTGTCTACAAACAGAATGCTGCACACACTCTTCTGGGGGATCTGATTTTTCGAAGTGATACGATTCGCGGCAGCACGTTCGCCAAACTTGCTCCGGATGGTAAGCAGCAGATTGTCGGCATGATCGACAGCTCGTACCGTGCTTATGAATACAGCAACGGCATTTATCAATTGCTGGGCACGATGGTGAACACAGCGCCGACGACATATTACAATCCCTCCGGATCCTATAACCCGAATGGACAACCGAACTCCGCGCACGCCGATCTGGACGGAAAGGGATACGAGAATCTGATCACGCTGGATGCGGCCGGAAGCCTTGTAGTATATGCCTATGATGCCTCGTCCCCGACCCGATTCAAGCCTGTCTTCATCGATGCCAATGCCGCGAGCGCCGATGGATCACTCGTAGCGACCGGTGATTTCGATGGCGATGGCAGGCCTGATATTGCGTATGCGTTTCATCCGATTGGATCGGAGTTCGATACGACCGGCGATGAGCCAGCACAATTCTGGACCATTCGGGTGCTCCGAAATAAAGGCGGGATGACCTTCGAGCGAATCATGGAGGAGCAATTCTTCGATCGAAGTACATTCTCCGGCGGATTCGGCTCTTCCTGTGTCTCCAGTGTGCCTAACATTACTGGTGGTCGCGCGAGACAACTTGCGCTTACACTTTTTCCGAATTTCTATTTGATGGAATTCGATTCGGCGTCACAAACGATGAAGCCAATCTGGCGATTTCCACTTGCATCATCAGCACGCGGCCCGATCGCGTGGGATTTCGATCGCAATGGCAAGCGCGAACTCGGATTCCTGGCTGGTGACTCTGTTCGCTTTTTCGAGCCGATTGGTACGCTCGCTTCTCGGGTACCATCGCCTGGAGGACTCCTCGTCTCGCCACGCGATACGAATCGTGTTGACATGGAATGGGCGCCAGTCGAACGTGCAACGAGTTACCAGGTTCTGAGAGCCGATCCCGGAGATAATGGCTACACGATCATCGATACTTCGCTCGTACCAAGGTATTCCGATACCACAGTCAGCAACAATGAAGTCCATATCTATTCTGTCGCGGCTGTCTCTTCCAACTTCCGGGTTGACACAAGTCTTGCGGCGTTTGGCGTTGAAGCGCTGGTACATCCGATGCCGAGACTGATCAGCGCATCCGCCGCGAATCACTCCGTGTCAGTTCGCACCTCACAACCGCTCCGGACCGCACGGCCTGCGGCCGGATGGATTAGGATTGATGATTCGATTTCTCCAGAGTCAATCGCGATGAGTTCGGATAGCGAGATGGTGCTTGGTCTT encodes:
- a CDS encoding S8 family serine peptidase, coding for MNRPFSLLATLSVFLLCALAGIANDASAQSQRLSLSTDVSPRSIIVKFPSAAAMQDTALLARLSGVSGSRDIIRPVFKNHSVAVGFSLRSSDPFGLSRIVQVPLREGVNAQDAVRALAVGNAFEYVEPNFRYHLEGTVVPNDSLFSGQWWLRNIHAPEAWTITEGDSTIKIGFVDTGIDWLHPDLKNQLAVNPLEDINHNGYFDPWPNDQLGIDARGDTVTGDLDGIDHDGNGYANDVIGYNFVDQEIPNVGHWSGRDAIPVDENGHGTAVAGVLAAEQNNHTGVSGVAPKCKLVALRAFTADGAGEDDDIASAIVYAADNGVRILNLSFGDVIPSLMQRDAIRYATSKGMLVFASSGNAGGDGPHYPSDFDDVVSVGGTSNYPSEDALYGFTTHGEGMDVVAPGENVLTTWPNGHYQSLAGTSMSSPIAAGVAALLLSEHPSYTSLELRSVLASTAQDVFTPGYDHYSANGRVDALRALTYPGGAAIKITSPNVRDEFHMGDTIRIAGSAMSTLFASYSIDYARGNNPDTNPSVNNWRNIATGSSQMLDSLLATWDTHDITQTGEYTLRLVVRSSDRRTTEEHVIVRLASTPPRFQAFEVDSVFANGDRGLLVRANSDLFTQLEVQYAAPGAGVSSKLDDKTGREHAVLIKREEAQVGVPLTITAILRAPNGDTSTMRSTATILDQAFSDQGFAQQPYSLPAGYVLDTVLSTPGGDNVVMLNYAEQQIKVFSFDGHAFHAVDSLADTSFPIALGNSMGDGKPELMTEYLGSCPALSCGTTRVYKQNAAHTLLGDLIFRSDTIRGSTFAKLAPDGKQQIVGMIDSSYRAYEYSNGIYQLLGTMVNTAPTTYYNPSGSYNPNGQPNSAHADLDGKGYENLITLDAAGSLVVYAYDASSPTRFKPVFIDANAASADGSLVATGDFDGDGRPDIAYAFHPIGSEFDTTGDEPAQFWTIRVLRNKGGMTFERIMEEQFFDRSTFSGGFGSSCVSSVPNITGGRARQLALTLFPNFYLMEFDSASQTMKPIWRFPLASSARGPIAWDFDRNGKRELGFLAGDSVRFFEPIGTLASRVPSPGGLLVSPRDTNRVDMEWAPVERATSYQVLRADPGDNGYTIIDTSLVPRYSDTTVSNNEVHIYSVAAVSSNFRVDTSLAAFGVEALVHPMPRLISASAANHSVSVRTSQPLRTARPAAGWIRIDDSISPESIAMSSDSEMVLGLAGPLIAGAHSLRARSFGLRDYYNSPFDTAHSVVFTVSSDTTPYRFYIVRWTFTQSSSGLRIHVVFNQTPGPNGLDVVHYTLTPYGTLVAVERDPADANALYIDVAPGVNLVALGVPFVLCVKGIESARNIPLDEQEGDCVGISFTEPNLDNVMVYPNPAKESDGLLTFARLTAQADIRIYTMDMHFIRHIVTSEKQGGAVWDMRDENGGRVESGMYLYFVTGKNDAGDNVEGKPAKFVIVGDQ